Proteins encoded together in one Planctopirus ephydatiae window:
- a CDS encoding rhodanese-like domain-containing protein — MQHNPRFLQLVESVRTNIRECSIADLKLLLEKKSPVLLFDVREDHEWAKGHIPTAKHLGRGIIERDIETLIPDAETEIYLYCGGGFRSALAADTLQKMGYMHVISVDGGFRGWKESGGEIITPSA, encoded by the coding sequence ATGCAGCACAACCCGCGATTTTTACAGCTTGTGGAATCGGTTCGTACCAATATCCGGGAATGCAGTATTGCCGACCTGAAATTACTGCTCGAAAAGAAATCGCCCGTCCTGCTCTTTGACGTGCGTGAAGATCACGAATGGGCCAAGGGCCATATTCCGACAGCGAAGCATTTAGGGCGGGGCATTATTGAGCGGGATATTGAAACGTTGATCCCTGATGCAGAAACCGAGATCTACCTGTATTGCGGCGGTGGGTTTCGCTCAGCTCTGGCCGCCGACACGCTGCAGAAAATGGGCTACATGCATGTGATCTCGGTCGATGGTGGCTTCCGCGGCTGGAAAGAATCCGGCGGTGAGATTATCACCCCCAGTGCGTAG
- a CDS encoding serine/threonine-protein kinase, with the protein MSSAGMPQDPSADPEKTFIASDVPDGALAATNIAPDTVLTGSTDAGGEATGKSSSTTAPQRISQLGDFRLIRKLGEGGMGEVFLAHQDSLDRKAAIKVLSKKIADKGDFVKRFYREARAMAKIDHPNAVRVYAVDQDHGVHFVAMEFIDGKSMQYWIETLGRLSVGDAVHVTLRCAEALQHAHAMNMVHRDIKPDNIMLTARGQVKVADFGLAKAIDDEDNSLTQSGTGLGTPYYMAPEQARNAKHVDGRCDIYALGVTLYHFLTGKLPFTGNTTVELIMNKEQGKFPPARKANPEIPEKLDLIIDKMVAVSPEQRFKDFGEVIRYLAMLGLENPSLSFIQAPDKVVATANTATVKSPAAATRSLPAVPKSSAEDAAQQKQAAAKEITYAIQFIDAQGKPSTAKMTAPAIIKGIKAGIIDQRAKIKKPGARSAIPIAQLPEFEDAIQAIIVRQEAEKKGRDMKSLYAQIDRQERWRKFTRKIRAALSGALGWVSLLIWLGLIAGAIYGVYLLLPLLRQNIPFLEKLGGS; encoded by the coding sequence ATGAGTTCTGCCGGCATGCCCCAAGACCCCTCCGCTGATCCCGAGAAAACTTTCATCGCATCCGATGTGCCTGATGGTGCTTTGGCAGCCACGAACATTGCGCCCGACACAGTTCTGACTGGCTCAACAGATGCTGGAGGCGAAGCGACAGGGAAGAGTTCGTCGACTACTGCTCCGCAGCGGATTTCTCAGTTGGGCGACTTCCGTTTAATTCGCAAGCTTGGCGAAGGGGGCATGGGAGAAGTTTTCCTGGCTCATCAGGACAGTCTTGATCGGAAAGCGGCGATTAAAGTTCTGTCCAAGAAAATTGCCGATAAAGGCGACTTCGTGAAACGGTTCTATCGCGAAGCGCGGGCGATGGCGAAGATCGATCATCCGAATGCCGTGCGCGTTTATGCCGTTGATCAGGATCACGGCGTGCACTTTGTGGCCATGGAGTTCATCGATGGCAAGAGCATGCAATACTGGATCGAGACTCTGGGCCGACTTTCTGTTGGTGATGCAGTGCATGTCACGTTGCGATGTGCCGAGGCTTTGCAGCATGCCCATGCCATGAATATGGTCCATCGCGATATCAAACCTGACAACATCATGCTGACGGCTCGTGGGCAGGTGAAGGTGGCGGATTTTGGCCTGGCCAAAGCCATCGACGATGAAGACAACTCGCTGACACAGAGTGGAACCGGGCTGGGAACACCGTACTATATGGCTCCCGAGCAGGCGCGCAACGCCAAACATGTGGATGGCCGATGCGATATCTATGCCCTGGGGGTGACGCTCTATCATTTTCTCACGGGAAAACTGCCATTTACTGGCAATACCACCGTCGAACTGATCATGAACAAAGAACAGGGAAAGTTTCCACCGGCGCGAAAGGCGAATCCCGAGATCCCGGAAAAGCTGGATCTGATCATCGATAAGATGGTGGCTGTCTCTCCTGAACAGCGATTCAAGGATTTCGGCGAAGTGATTCGTTACCTGGCGATGTTGGGCCTCGAAAACCCTTCACTGAGCTTTATTCAGGCTCCCGACAAGGTGGTGGCCACAGCCAATACGGCCACTGTCAAAAGTCCTGCTGCCGCCACGCGAAGCCTGCCCGCGGTGCCGAAGTCTTCCGCTGAAGATGCCGCCCAGCAGAAGCAGGCAGCGGCGAAGGAGATCACCTATGCAATTCAGTTCATCGATGCCCAGGGAAAGCCATCGACTGCGAAGATGACCGCCCCAGCAATTATCAAAGGGATCAAAGCCGGCATCATTGACCAGCGGGCGAAGATCAAAAAACCAGGTGCGAGATCCGCGATTCCGATTGCTCAGCTCCCTGAATTCGAAGATGCCATTCAGGCGATCATTGTTCGGCAGGAAGCGGAGAAAAAAGGCCGGGATATGAAGTCGCTGTATGCCCAGATTGATCGGCAGGAGCGATGGCGAAAGTTCACCCGCAAGATTCGAGCGGCCCTTTCAGGTGCCTTGGGCTGGGTCAGTCTACTGATCTGGCTGGGATTGATTGCCGGTGCGATTTACGGGGTCTACCTGCTGCTGCCACTCCTCAGACAGAACATTCCGTTTCTTGAAAAGCTGGGTGGAAGCTGA
- a CDS encoding cyanophycin metabolism-associated ABC transporter has translation MSFINPQPYDRNIDVATSVDQIPSNFPALPEPWQAVVSKFVSSQQPVLQWAWSNIDASRHFQKTLLVLTNQNLMAFAGSPESPQISQWPLSQIENLTTSDRAGLGTLEAQSTDRRLAIWHYTLDLGPAILLLIEAFQMASLGRKSISLEEPVLAPEAESTTTPPTTKALWRLARFARPHAAAIAAGFLLSFLAMIAGLIPPYLTVPLLDDILIPYQTAATLSRETGQPIPPAVDFSMSLAGMYLAGLLLAAMAAWILGWLQGALLARVSERIAADLRNASYAHLQRLSLEYFGGKRTGDLMSRVSTDSDRLCQFLSDGVVDFAADCFLIVGTAVVLFWIDPWLAMVSLIPFPLVIWLMYVSRDRLQSGFQKGGRAWAHMTSVLADTIPGIRVVKAFAQETREIQRFEQANREVLSANDKVNRVWTFFWPMIIFLNQLGVLVVWGYGIYRVHEQMITVGVLTAFLAYIARFYGRLESMSRMVNSSQRAAASAHRIFEILDRVSSVPEPAQPVPLKDFKGEIELKSIGFRYGNRKVLDGVNLKIAAGEMIGLVGQTGAGKSTLINLVCRFFDVAEGAIYADGTDIRSFRVEDWRKNVGIVLQDPFLFFGTIAENIAYGKPGASRDEIIEAARAARAHEFILQLPDGYDSLVGERGQSLSGGERQRISIARALLINPRLLILDEATSAVDTETERQIQEALQNLVKGRTTIAIAHRLSTLRRANRIVVLDHGRLVESGTHEELLKLHGGHYARLVEAQQALTKDIGW, from the coding sequence ATGAGTTTCATCAATCCGCAGCCTTACGATCGGAATATCGACGTGGCGACATCTGTCGACCAGATCCCCTCCAATTTTCCTGCTTTGCCAGAACCCTGGCAGGCTGTTGTCAGCAAGTTCGTGAGTTCGCAACAACCTGTCCTGCAATGGGCCTGGTCAAATATTGATGCCTCGCGACATTTTCAAAAAACGTTGTTAGTCCTGACCAATCAGAATCTGATGGCTTTTGCAGGCTCCCCTGAGTCTCCCCAGATTTCGCAGTGGCCTCTCAGTCAAATTGAGAATCTGACGACCAGTGACCGAGCTGGGCTGGGAACTCTGGAAGCGCAATCGACAGATCGTCGCCTGGCGATCTGGCATTACACACTCGATCTGGGCCCTGCCATTCTGCTGCTGATCGAAGCCTTTCAGATGGCTTCGCTGGGCAGGAAGTCGATTTCGCTGGAAGAGCCAGTGCTGGCTCCGGAAGCCGAATCGACCACGACTCCGCCGACCACCAAAGCCCTCTGGCGGCTTGCTCGATTTGCCCGACCCCATGCCGCCGCAATTGCAGCAGGTTTTCTCCTGTCTTTCCTGGCGATGATTGCCGGGCTCATCCCGCCTTATCTTACGGTTCCATTGCTGGATGATATTCTCATCCCCTATCAGACAGCGGCGACGCTTTCGCGCGAGACAGGTCAGCCAATTCCACCTGCGGTTGACTTTTCGATGTCACTGGCGGGGATGTACCTGGCAGGTTTGTTGCTGGCGGCTATGGCCGCCTGGATTCTTGGCTGGCTGCAGGGAGCACTGCTGGCGCGAGTCAGTGAGCGGATTGCGGCAGATCTTCGCAATGCCTCGTATGCCCATCTGCAAAGACTGTCCCTCGAGTACTTTGGTGGTAAACGGACGGGCGATCTCATGTCGCGCGTCAGTACCGACTCGGATCGCCTGTGTCAGTTCCTCTCGGATGGTGTCGTCGATTTTGCTGCCGACTGTTTTCTGATTGTCGGGACAGCCGTCGTGCTCTTCTGGATCGACCCGTGGCTGGCCATGGTTTCGCTAATCCCGTTTCCACTGGTGATCTGGCTCATGTATGTCTCGCGCGACCGCCTGCAATCGGGTTTTCAGAAAGGTGGACGAGCGTGGGCCCATATGACGAGTGTTCTGGCTGACACCATCCCCGGGATTCGTGTTGTTAAAGCCTTTGCCCAGGAAACACGCGAGATTCAGCGGTTTGAACAGGCCAATCGAGAAGTTCTTTCGGCCAACGACAAAGTGAATCGAGTCTGGACATTCTTCTGGCCCATGATCATTTTCCTCAATCAACTGGGTGTGCTGGTGGTGTGGGGCTATGGGATTTACCGGGTTCATGAGCAGATGATTACTGTGGGTGTGCTGACCGCATTCCTCGCGTATATCGCGAGGTTTTATGGTCGGCTCGAATCGATGAGCCGCATGGTGAATTCATCGCAGCGGGCGGCTGCCAGTGCTCATCGGATCTTTGAAATTCTCGATCGTGTCTCGAGTGTTCCTGAGCCGGCTCAACCAGTCCCGCTGAAAGACTTCAAAGGCGAGATCGAACTGAAGTCGATTGGTTTCCGATATGGAAACCGTAAAGTGCTGGATGGTGTGAATCTGAAAATTGCCGCTGGCGAAATGATCGGGCTCGTGGGCCAGACCGGTGCTGGCAAAAGCACACTGATCAATCTGGTGTGTCGCTTTTTTGATGTGGCCGAAGGAGCCATCTATGCAGATGGCACAGACATTCGCTCGTTCCGAGTGGAAGACTGGCGCAAGAATGTCGGGATCGTGCTGCAGGATCCTTTCCTGTTCTTTGGAACCATTGCGGAAAACATTGCGTACGGGAAGCCAGGGGCCTCGCGCGATGAAATCATTGAAGCGGCCCGGGCAGCGCGTGCTCACGAGTTCATTCTGCAGTTGCCGGATGGATACGATTCGCTGGTCGGTGAGCGGGGACAGTCGCTCTCGGGAGGTGAGAGGCAGCGCATTTCGATTGCGAGGGCTCTATTGATTAATCCCAGGCTGCTCATTCTCGACGAAGCGACCAGTGCTGTGGATACCGAGACCGAGCGGCAGATTCAGGAAGCCTTGCAGAATCTGGTGAAAGGCCGAACGACCATTGCCATTGCTCACCGTCTCAGTACGCTGCGTCGTGCAAATCGGATTGTAGTCCTCGATCATGGCCGACTGGTCGAATCAGGAACTCACGAAGAGTTATTGAAGCTACATGGGGGGCATTACGCGCGGCTGGTCGAAGCTCAACAGGCACTCACAAAAGACATTGGCTGGTAA
- a CDS encoding FliM/FliN family flagellar motor switch protein, translated as MSESAEPNPATDLSPSSSESSAGGEQLTSAGIEQFEKLKSTWLSHLTENLEALVTSFQQATDLATQFRVKELSAEWVTQHLAVQHEPWPAGEAAGLVVELACDETFFVVLLPETIGLPGWYTTPDASQESRLQTLAQEWSILLLPESIEIGASKTITVSRIAGHVENLPLHARLLAYALEVTTLENPPEEDETPAIIVLGPFPLSAKDGQPSGSSADAASGSSQTGMTGVTPQNFEDEWEEASADLETERRQNSSAERQPPDSQAAVAPVDGPVDDLLSNYEGLAAQDPMESESPLAQQTMPQQSVTSQLMLQRLSGVRVQLSVRLAEKRMPLAALLQLSPGALVTFNKPCEDLLDIYIGNRQYAQGEAVKIGEHFGVKVNRLGPPPEKPSSLILD; from the coding sequence ATGTCTGAATCTGCAGAACCTAACCCCGCGACAGATCTTTCACCCAGTTCTTCCGAGAGTTCTGCTGGAGGAGAACAGCTCACTTCTGCCGGCATCGAGCAGTTCGAGAAGCTCAAATCGACGTGGCTGAGCCACCTGACGGAGAACCTCGAAGCTCTGGTCACGTCGTTTCAACAGGCGACGGATCTGGCCACTCAGTTTCGGGTGAAGGAACTTTCTGCCGAATGGGTGACACAGCATTTAGCAGTTCAACATGAACCGTGGCCTGCTGGTGAAGCGGCAGGTCTGGTTGTTGAACTCGCCTGTGATGAGACATTTTTTGTGGTGTTATTGCCAGAAACGATCGGCTTGCCCGGCTGGTATACGACGCCGGATGCCAGTCAGGAATCACGACTGCAAACTTTGGCACAGGAATGGAGCATTCTTCTGCTGCCTGAGTCAATCGAGATAGGTGCCTCAAAAACGATTACGGTCTCGCGCATCGCGGGTCATGTCGAAAACCTGCCACTGCATGCCCGCCTGCTGGCTTATGCTCTGGAGGTGACGACTCTCGAGAATCCGCCAGAAGAAGACGAAACACCCGCGATCATCGTGTTGGGGCCATTTCCTCTATCAGCAAAAGATGGTCAGCCATCGGGGTCGAGTGCCGATGCTGCATCAGGATCCAGCCAGACTGGCATGACGGGAGTCACTCCCCAGAACTTCGAGGATGAATGGGAAGAGGCCTCAGCAGACCTCGAGACCGAACGTCGTCAGAATTCCAGTGCCGAGCGACAACCGCCCGATTCACAGGCTGCAGTAGCGCCAGTCGATGGCCCGGTGGATGATCTGCTATCGAACTATGAGGGACTGGCCGCTCAAGATCCAATGGAATCTGAGTCACCATTGGCTCAACAGACGATGCCTCAGCAATCGGTGACCAGCCAATTGATGCTGCAAAGGCTCTCTGGAGTGCGGGTGCAATTGAGTGTGCGCCTGGCAGAAAAACGCATGCCCCTGGCTGCTCTATTGCAATTGTCACCCGGGGCTCTGGTGACGTTCAATAAACCCTGTGAAGACCTGCTCGATATCTATATTGGGAATCGGCAATACGCACAGGGCGAAGCTGTCAAAATCGGTGAGCACTTTGGCGTGAAGGTCAATCGCTTAGGGCCACCCCCCGAGAAGCCCAGCAGCCTGATTCTGGACTGA
- a CDS encoding serine/threonine-protein kinase, with product MLPFLKSPGSGTGMTFSSLASFEDYLVQQQLVSPRALAEAARHIRGTDSSAIKELIRELERRMELTGYQSGILLKHETEGLRVGNYKLLYRNASGSFARVFRGCSVLTGEMIGLKVLRQRFASDPRAVNLFKREGELGRRLKHKNIVPIYEVGSDGGQHYLTMEFVEGGNLKDILKIRGKFTPEEAVKYIIDLVEGLEYALSMGFTHRDLKLSNALLSAQRVAKLVDFGLAGGEASGVADEADRAVEYGTLEKFTGAPDGDPRSDLFFLGVMLYEMVSGQPPYPPTKDINERRQISRYRNIRPISSVCPGLSRPLVDIIDQLLRSNPHERYQSPTELLRDLRKLQASFSSTATSSDSSGSTSGPMPAIKSSEGEPSSSASTANDTSTILCIEGRATQQDRLREYLSKHGYRVLMLSDTDRALQRLESMAVSGILVTCEALADDVVGRYGQLKKYADRTETPLVLALSAKRADLLPQLPTSEYSQIMPQPVTLRDLRDRLETMKAS from the coding sequence ATGCTGCCATTTCTCAAATCCCCTGGCTCTGGGACTGGCATGACTTTCTCGTCGCTTGCTTCATTTGAAGATTATCTGGTTCAGCAGCAGTTGGTGTCGCCGCGCGCTCTTGCGGAGGCAGCTCGACATATTCGCGGAACTGATTCGTCGGCCATCAAAGAGTTGATCCGCGAACTGGAACGCCGGATGGAGTTGACGGGTTATCAGTCGGGGATTTTACTGAAGCATGAGACCGAGGGTTTGCGAGTTGGCAATTACAAATTGCTCTACCGCAATGCTTCAGGAAGTTTTGCCCGGGTCTTCCGTGGCTGCTCTGTGTTGACTGGAGAGATGATTGGCCTGAAGGTATTGCGCCAGCGTTTTGCCAGTGATCCGCGCGCTGTCAATCTCTTCAAGCGGGAAGGCGAACTGGGGCGTCGTCTGAAACATAAAAACATCGTGCCCATTTACGAAGTCGGGAGTGATGGTGGCCAGCATTACCTGACGATGGAGTTCGTCGAAGGTGGTAATCTGAAGGATATCCTGAAAATTCGGGGCAAATTCACCCCCGAAGAAGCGGTCAAGTACATCATCGATCTGGTGGAAGGGCTCGAATATGCGTTGTCGATGGGTTTTACTCATCGCGATCTGAAGCTCTCGAACGCCCTGCTTTCAGCACAACGAGTCGCGAAGTTGGTTGACTTTGGTCTGGCGGGAGGCGAAGCCTCTGGTGTGGCTGATGAAGCCGACCGTGCTGTGGAATATGGCACGCTGGAAAAATTCACGGGAGCTCCTGATGGTGACCCGCGCAGCGATTTGTTTTTTTTGGGGGTCATGCTCTACGAAATGGTCTCGGGCCAACCCCCTTATCCACCCACAAAAGACATTAACGAGCGGCGGCAGATCAGCAGGTACCGCAACATCCGGCCGATTTCTTCGGTATGCCCGGGTCTTTCGAGGCCGCTGGTGGACATCATCGACCAGTTGCTGCGCAGCAACCCCCATGAGCGCTATCAATCACCGACAGAACTGCTGCGAGATCTGCGGAAACTTCAAGCCAGTTTCAGCTCAACAGCAACCAGCAGCGATAGTTCAGGAAGCACCAGCGGGCCCATGCCCGCAATCAAGAGTTCTGAGGGCGAACCTTCATCCAGTGCCTCCACGGCGAATGACACCTCGACCATCCTGTGTATTGAAGGTCGTGCGACTCAACAGGATCGTCTCCGCGAATATCTGTCCAAGCATGGATATCGGGTGCTGATGCTCAGTGATACCGATCGAGCACTGCAGCGCCTCGAAAGTATGGCCGTCTCAGGGATTCTCGTGACCTGTGAAGCGTTGGCCGATGATGTGGTCGGGCGATATGGGCAATTGAAAAAGTACGCTGATCGTACTGAGACTCCCCTGGTGCTGGCATTATCAGCAAAACGAGCCGATCTGTTGCCGCAACTGCCGACTTCCGAATACAGCCAAATCATGCCGCAGCCCGTGACACTTCGCGATCTGCGTGATCGACTGGAAACCATGAAAGCCAGCTAA
- a CDS encoding baeRF11 domain-containing protein, with product MLHVDLPSRDEIVVLMNSRGEIKVSIYLPTTPLSQQAQQDRIVLKNLTKAAIDQLADRPKRDVAAIEESLLDLVDDGSFWEYQAHGLAIFVTPTQIHTLRLPYSVQESVEVSDRFHVKPLLHPMAASTTGFVLVLGQNNVKLLQICSDLPAVTLNIDGLPKDAASAVGKSSIQDRSPSGRIQGDEGKKVRLTQYARLVDQALRPVLNGRSEPLVLAATEPLLSIYRQLATYPFLSAEEIRHSPDAISDVEIVAAARTIFQNLASTRIQLALSTFEQRKTQNRTTTNLEEIAVAATQGAVQSLIVDVARVTPGTIDEHGKITPGAANCPVSYDVVGEICARVIMAGGTVLAAGSEQVPGTCGLAATLRYAPQ from the coding sequence ATGCTTCACGTCGATCTTCCCTCTCGAGATGAAATAGTCGTCTTGATGAACTCACGGGGAGAGATAAAAGTCAGCATATATCTTCCCACAACGCCACTTTCACAGCAGGCCCAGCAGGATCGGATTGTCCTCAAGAATCTGACAAAAGCCGCGATTGATCAGTTGGCAGATCGCCCCAAAAGAGATGTTGCAGCTATCGAAGAATCACTTCTTGATCTGGTGGATGATGGATCTTTCTGGGAATACCAGGCACATGGCCTGGCCATTTTTGTGACACCGACACAGATTCATACATTGAGACTTCCTTACTCTGTCCAAGAGTCGGTGGAAGTCAGTGATCGATTCCACGTCAAGCCATTGCTGCACCCGATGGCAGCATCCACAACAGGCTTTGTCCTGGTGCTTGGTCAGAATAATGTCAAGCTGCTGCAGATCTGCTCCGATTTGCCCGCAGTGACGTTGAACATCGACGGCTTGCCCAAAGATGCGGCCAGTGCTGTCGGCAAGTCGTCCATTCAGGATCGCTCACCCAGCGGACGAATTCAGGGAGACGAAGGGAAAAAAGTTCGTCTGACCCAATATGCACGCCTGGTCGATCAGGCACTTCGCCCTGTTCTCAATGGACGCAGTGAGCCTCTGGTTCTGGCAGCGACAGAGCCCCTGCTTTCCATTTATCGTCAGTTAGCCACCTATCCATTTCTCTCTGCCGAAGAAATTCGCCACAGCCCGGATGCGATTTCCGATGTCGAAATTGTGGCTGCTGCCCGCACCATCTTCCAGAACCTCGCCAGTACCCGCATTCAATTGGCACTCTCGACCTTCGAGCAGCGAAAAACACAAAATCGCACGACCACTAATCTCGAAGAGATTGCTGTCGCTGCCACACAGGGCGCCGTGCAATCCTTAATTGTTGATGTCGCCCGAGTCACTCCCGGCACCATCGATGAGCATGGCAAAATTACGCCAGGGGCGGCCAATTGCCCAGTCAGTTACGATGTCGTAGGTGAAATCTGTGCTCGCGTCATCATGGCTGGTGGAACTGTTCTCGCAGCTGGTAGCGAACAGGTTCCCGGCACATGCGGGCTCGCAGCCACTCTCCGTTATGCTCCCCAGTAG